A genomic stretch from Schaalia odontolytica includes:
- the thrC gene encoding threonine synthase: MRYISTRRGPNTPTRSFSDILLEGLAPDGGLYLPEEYPTLSQSDLDELRIVLREDGYAAMAAGIISLFVDDIGADDLSAITARAYRAPSFSDPQIVPVDALEGTGLHLAHLSGGPTAAFKDMAMQLLGELFEYELTRRGDWLTIVGATSGDTGSSAEYALRGREGLSVVMLTPAGRMTAFQRAQMFSLLDENIVNVAVDGVFDDCQDLVKAVNMDADFKATWHVGAVNSINWARLLAQVCYYVATWLRVTEEGADASSKVSVVVPSGNFGNVCAAHIARQMGVPLGTLVVATNENDVLDEFFRTGVYRPRSSADTLATSSPSMDISKASNFERFIFDLLGRDGDATRALFDDALARDGYFDLSGTPEFASLRDTYGFTSGTSSHADRLAEIARTEKESGYLLDPHTADGVHVARALRSQIEGPLVVMETALPVKFAETIQEATGHLPPVPPRFEGIEGREERVTPLANSAEDLKALIAARVRPGA, translated from the coding sequence GTGCGCTACATTTCGACCCGACGCGGCCCCAACACGCCCACCCGTTCCTTCAGTGACATCCTCCTGGAAGGCCTCGCCCCCGACGGCGGCCTCTACCTGCCCGAGGAGTACCCGACGCTGTCGCAGTCCGACCTGGACGAGCTGCGCATCGTTCTGCGCGAGGACGGCTACGCGGCCATGGCCGCCGGCATCATCTCTCTGTTCGTCGACGACATCGGTGCCGACGACCTCAGCGCGATCACGGCCCGCGCCTACCGCGCCCCCTCCTTCTCCGACCCCCAGATCGTCCCCGTCGACGCCCTGGAGGGCACCGGCCTGCACCTCGCCCACCTGTCGGGCGGCCCCACCGCCGCCTTCAAGGACATGGCGATGCAGCTCCTGGGCGAACTCTTCGAATACGAGCTCACCCGCCGCGGCGACTGGCTCACCATCGTGGGTGCCACTTCCGGCGACACCGGTTCCTCCGCCGAGTACGCGCTGCGCGGACGAGAAGGGCTTTCCGTCGTCATGCTCACCCCCGCCGGGCGCATGACCGCCTTCCAGCGCGCCCAGATGTTCTCCCTTCTCGATGAGAACATCGTCAACGTCGCCGTCGACGGCGTCTTCGACGACTGCCAGGACCTCGTCAAGGCCGTCAACATGGACGCCGACTTCAAGGCCACGTGGCACGTGGGTGCCGTCAACTCCATCAACTGGGCGCGCCTGCTCGCCCAGGTCTGCTACTACGTCGCCACCTGGCTGCGCGTCACCGAGGAAGGGGCCGACGCTTCGTCCAAGGTCAGCGTCGTCGTCCCCTCGGGTAACTTCGGCAACGTGTGCGCCGCGCACATCGCCCGCCAGATGGGCGTGCCGCTGGGTACCCTCGTCGTCGCCACCAACGAGAACGACGTCCTCGACGAGTTCTTCCGCACCGGCGTCTACCGCCCCCGCTCATCCGCGGACACGCTGGCTACTTCCAGCCCGTCCATGGACATCTCCAAGGCCTCGAACTTCGAGCGCTTCATCTTCGACCTGCTGGGCCGCGACGGTGACGCCACCCGCGCCCTCTTCGATGATGCCCTCGCGCGCGACGGCTACTTCGACCTGTCCGGCACACCCGAATTTGCCTCCCTGCGCGACACCTACGGCTTCACCTCCGGGACCTCCTCGCATGCGGACCGCCTCGCGGAGATCGCGCGCACGGAAAAGGAGAGCGGCTACCTTCTCGACCCGCACACGGCCGACGGCGTGCACGTCGCCCGCGCGCTCCGCTCACAGATCGAGGGTCCGCTTGTCGTCATGGAGACCGCCCTGCCCGTCAAGTTCGCCGAGACAATTCAGGAGGCCACCGGCCACCTACCGCCCGTGCCTCCTCGCTTCGAAGGCATCGAAGGCCGCGAAGAGCGCGTCACCCCGCTGGCCAACTCCGCCGAGGACCTCAAGGCGCTGATCGCCGCGCGGGTGCGCCCCGGCGCCTGA
- the ispF gene encoding 2-C-methyl-D-erythritol 2,4-cyclodiphosphate synthase — translation MTDLPFRIGQAVDVHAFAAPDSPRTLMVACLEWPGERPLEGHSDADVAAHALCDAMLLATGLGELGTIFGVDRPEWAGASGRALLEEVRRMAAEAGWVLGNATVQVVGNRPRMAARLPEACAVMSEIAGGTVTVSATTSDRLGFTGRGEGVAALASALMVRAE, via the coding sequence ATGACTGATCTGCCTTTCCGTATCGGCCAAGCGGTCGACGTCCACGCGTTCGCCGCGCCCGATTCGCCGCGCACGCTCATGGTCGCATGCCTGGAGTGGCCGGGGGAGCGCCCCCTCGAGGGTCACTCGGACGCGGACGTCGCCGCGCATGCGCTGTGCGACGCGATGCTGCTAGCCACTGGCCTGGGCGAGCTCGGCACGATCTTCGGCGTGGATCGCCCCGAGTGGGCGGGGGCGTCGGGCCGGGCGCTCCTCGAAGAGGTTCGTCGCATGGCGGCCGAGGCCGGCTGGGTTCTGGGTAACGCGACCGTGCAGGTCGTGGGCAATCGGCCTCGCATGGCCGCCCGTCTGCCCGAGGCCTGCGCCGTCATGAGCGAGATCGCCGGGGGCACGGTCACCGTGTCGGCGACGACCTCGGATCGACTGGGTTTCACGGGACGAGGCGAGGGCGTGGCCGCGCTGGCGAGTGCCCTCATGGTGCGCGCCGAGTAG
- a CDS encoding MFS transporter, producing the protein MSATPATPHRVITRKVVDWAAWDWGSAAFNAVATTFVFTTFLTSDGVFTDSGTASTWLSNGMTIAGIFIALLAPITGQRADRQGKGGVWLGWFTGAVVVCMLAMYFVHPASVLGPQGALMLGIALLGLGNVFFEFASVNYNAMINHLGGKEDRGKISGFGWASGYIGGIVLLLILYVGLIGVNLLGVPSDDHLNIRISMVIAALWFGGFAIPVIVNPPLPKKVQAGGGSESIIDSYKLLWRTVRTLKREAPHTLFFLIASAVFRDGLAGVFTFGAVLAKTAFGFSASEVLIFAIAANVVAGLATVAFGWVDDKIGPKKVIILSLCAMVVAGFGVFFLHAQGPIVFWSLGLVLCVFVGPTQSASRSFLSRIIPAGREGEVFGLYATTGRAVSFMAPAMYSLFLLLGKRMTPAGQDYTYWGILGIMLILGAGLALTIPVKADRATLDHMEG; encoded by the coding sequence ATGAGCGCTACTCCCGCCACCCCGCATCGCGTCATCACGCGCAAAGTCGTCGATTGGGCGGCTTGGGACTGGGGCAGCGCCGCCTTCAACGCGGTCGCCACGACCTTCGTGTTCACGACCTTCCTGACCAGCGACGGAGTCTTCACGGACTCGGGCACTGCCTCGACCTGGCTGAGCAACGGCATGACGATCGCCGGTATCTTCATCGCGCTGCTCGCTCCCATCACCGGCCAGCGTGCCGATCGACAAGGCAAGGGCGGAGTCTGGCTCGGGTGGTTCACCGGGGCGGTCGTCGTCTGCATGCTCGCCATGTACTTCGTGCACCCCGCCTCCGTCCTCGGTCCCCAGGGGGCCCTCATGCTCGGCATCGCGCTGCTGGGCCTGGGCAACGTGTTCTTCGAGTTCGCCTCGGTGAACTACAACGCGATGATCAACCACCTGGGCGGGAAGGAAGACCGCGGCAAGATCTCCGGCTTTGGCTGGGCGTCCGGCTACATCGGCGGCATCGTCCTGCTGCTCATCCTCTACGTGGGCCTGATCGGCGTGAACCTGCTGGGCGTGCCCTCCGACGACCACCTGAACATCCGTATCTCCATGGTGATCGCGGCCCTGTGGTTCGGCGGCTTCGCGATCCCCGTCATCGTGAACCCCCCGCTGCCCAAGAAGGTCCAGGCCGGCGGCGGTAGCGAGTCGATCATCGACTCCTACAAGCTCCTGTGGCGCACCGTGCGAACCCTCAAGCGCGAAGCCCCGCACACCCTCTTCTTCCTCATCGCCTCCGCCGTCTTCCGCGACGGCCTCGCCGGCGTCTTCACGTTCGGCGCGGTCCTGGCCAAGACGGCCTTCGGCTTCAGCGCCAGCGAGGTGTTGATCTTCGCAATCGCCGCCAATGTTGTCGCAGGCCTGGCGACCGTCGCCTTCGGCTGGGTCGATGACAAGATCGGCCCGAAGAAGGTCATCATCCTGTCGCTGTGCGCCATGGTCGTCGCCGGCTTCGGCGTCTTCTTCCTGCACGCCCAGGGCCCCATCGTGTTCTGGAGCCTCGGCCTCGTCCTGTGCGTCTTTGTTGGGCCCACCCAGTCCGCGTCGCGTTCCTTCCTGTCGCGCATCATCCCCGCCGGCCGCGAGGGTGAAGTCTTCGGCCTCTACGCGACGACCGGCCGCGCCGTGTCCTTCATGGCTCCCGCGATGTACAGCCTCTTCCTGCTGCTCGGCAAGCGCATGACGCCCGCCGGCCAGGATTACACCTACTGGGGTATTCTCGGCATCATGCTGATCCTCGGCGCGGGCCTGGCCCTCACGATCCCCGTGAAGGCAGACCGCGCGACCCTGGACCACATGGAGGGCTGA
- the ispD gene encoding 2-C-methyl-D-erythritol 4-phosphate cytidylyltransferase has translation MSSQSEPCAVLTAAGSGSRLGCECPKALVELSGRPLVWWAARGLRAGGVGSIVVTAPASSIEEFRRALADIDDLGVVAGSDHSRQESVALGLAALGERNAAAIVLVHDAARPLTPSQVTARVIDAVRGGAGAVIPVLPVTDTLKTVGPSGAVTGTPRRSNTVAVQTPQGFRWELLMRAHEAGASLGAKEATSATDDAGLVEAIGAAVQTVAGDERSLKVTRPLDLALAQLLAAEEMSASSASARSRGEGSDRLRAP, from the coding sequence ATGTCGTCGCAGAGTGAGCCTTGCGCGGTCCTGACGGCCGCAGGCTCCGGTTCTCGCCTCGGCTGCGAGTGTCCGAAGGCCCTCGTTGAACTCTCGGGTCGCCCCCTCGTTTGGTGGGCGGCCCGCGGCCTACGCGCCGGGGGAGTAGGGTCGATCGTCGTGACCGCCCCGGCCTCGTCCATCGAGGAGTTTCGGCGCGCACTTGCTGATATCGACGACCTCGGTGTCGTCGCGGGCTCCGATCATTCGCGCCAGGAGTCCGTGGCCCTGGGGCTGGCTGCGCTGGGGGAGCGGAACGCGGCCGCGATCGTCCTCGTGCACGATGCGGCGCGCCCCCTGACGCCCTCGCAGGTCACTGCCCGCGTCATCGACGCGGTGCGCGGTGGCGCGGGCGCGGTCATCCCCGTCCTGCCCGTCACCGACACCCTCAAGACCGTTGGCCCCTCAGGTGCCGTCACGGGCACGCCGCGCCGCTCCAACACGGTGGCCGTCCAGACCCCGCAGGGCTTCCGCTGGGAGCTGTTGATGCGCGCGCACGAGGCGGGAGCATCCCTCGGCGCGAAGGAGGCGACCTCCGCCACGGACGACGCCGGCCTCGTCGAGGCGATCGGTGCCGCCGTGCAAACGGTCGCGGGGGACGAACGATCCCTCAAGGTCACCCGCCCCCTCGACCTGGCCCTCGCGCAGCTTCTCGCAGCCGAGGAAATGAGCGCCTCATCAGCCTCGGCCCGCTCTCGTGGAGAGGGAAGTGATCGCCTCAGGGCACCGTGA
- a CDS encoding CarD family transcriptional regulator: MSFEIGQTVVYPHHGAATIEEVMTRTIRGEERTYLKLRVNQGDLEIQVPAENVDMVGVRDIVDEDGLEEVLAVLRAPYIEEPTNWSRRFKANQEKIATGDIVKVAEVVRDLTRRDDLKKLSTGEKRMLTKARGILTSELALARNIEKSVAAERLDAVLAEGRIEIEDDVVAE, translated from the coding sequence ATGTCGTTTGAAATCGGTCAGACGGTCGTCTACCCGCACCACGGCGCAGCCACGATCGAAGAGGTCATGACGCGCACCATTCGTGGTGAAGAGCGGACGTACCTGAAGCTGCGCGTGAACCAGGGCGACCTTGAGATCCAGGTCCCCGCCGAGAACGTTGACATGGTCGGCGTGCGCGACATCGTTGACGAAGACGGCCTCGAAGAGGTGCTCGCAGTCCTGCGCGCCCCCTACATCGAGGAACCCACCAACTGGTCACGCCGTTTCAAGGCCAACCAGGAGAAGATCGCCACCGGCGACATCGTCAAGGTCGCCGAGGTCGTGCGCGACCTGACCCGCCGCGACGACCTGAAGAAACTATCCACGGGCGAGAAGCGCATGCTGACGAAGGCCCGCGGGATCCTCACCTCTGAGCTGGCTCTGGCCCGCAACATCGAAAAGTCTGTCGCCGCCGAGCGCCTCGATGCCGTCCTGGCCGAAGGGCGCATCGAGATCGAAGACGATGTCGTCGCAGAGTGA
- a CDS encoding phosphoglyceromutase — MSYKLVLLRHGESEWNAKNLFTGWVDVPLSDKGRAEATHGGELLKEAGVKPDLLFTSMLRRAIMTANLALDAADRHWIPVERDWRLNERHYGALQGKNKKEIRDEYGEDQFMLWRRSFDVAPPAIEAGSEFSQDADPRYAGEPVPMSECLKDVIARLLPYWDETIVPAIKTGKTVMIAAHGNSLRAIVKHLDEISDEDIAGVNIPTGIPLVYELDEETLKPIKKGGTYLDPEAEAKIAAVANQGK, encoded by the coding sequence ATGAGCTACAAACTGGTGCTGCTCCGCCACGGCGAGAGCGAATGGAATGCAAAGAATCTCTTCACCGGTTGGGTGGATGTTCCGCTGTCGGACAAGGGACGCGCGGAGGCTACCCACGGTGGCGAGCTCCTCAAGGAAGCGGGCGTGAAGCCCGACCTCCTGTTCACGTCGATGCTGCGTCGCGCCATTATGACCGCGAACCTCGCTCTTGACGCCGCCGATCGCCACTGGATCCCCGTTGAGCGCGACTGGCGCCTCAACGAGCGTCACTACGGTGCGCTCCAGGGTAAGAACAAGAAGGAAATCCGCGACGAGTACGGCGAGGATCAGTTCATGCTGTGGCGTCGTTCCTTCGACGTTGCCCCGCCCGCCATCGAGGCAGGCTCGGAGTTCTCGCAGGACGCCGACCCGCGCTACGCCGGCGAACCCGTCCCCATGAGCGAGTGCCTCAAGGACGTTATCGCGCGTCTGCTGCCCTACTGGGACGAGACCATCGTTCCCGCGATCAAGACCGGCAAGACCGTCATGATCGCCGCGCACGGCAACTCCCTGCGCGCCATCGTCAAGCACCTGGATGAGATCTCCGACGAGGACATCGCCGGCGTCAACATCCCCACCGGCATTCCGCTGGTGTACGAACTTGACGAGGAAACCCTCAAGCCCATCAAGAAGGGCGGCACCTACCTGGATCCCGAGGCCGAGGCGAAGATCGCCGCGGTCGCCAACCAGGGCAAGTGA
- a CDS encoding OmpA family protein, with amino-acid sequence MNITRHTLTASVLVAAALALGACGSSKPQTPAASPSTEATTPAPSQSATQSAKSSAAAAVPGYRPGEIPPIPLFAIPALDVFASNADKAVIQTTSTLESIPGITVSPAKCDGTGLISGTTILGGDGSAASTTNNGSVVNNGQGAGVINEGPISIVYGGDGTGVYSNSDTNVSMNVNSDGSGTYSTPTDSYVIDGHGGGNYSNSATSESIINHGDGSGNYSRQDVSIINHGDGTGKYNDGKLSIINNGDGTAIVNGTTITDAPKVEKVPQMGKFPPIDSLKPIESCGTVITLEDGVLFDFGKSDIRPDAAHTLSKLATVLNDAKVPTAHIYGHTDSVSDEAFNQQLSEDRANAVSAELKKDGVSATLDATGYGETKPIAPNENPDGSDNPAGRALNRRVEIFIPAF; translated from the coding sequence ATGAACATCACACGACACACCCTGACAGCCTCCGTGCTCGTCGCCGCCGCGCTCGCCCTGGGTGCCTGCGGCTCTTCCAAGCCCCAGACCCCGGCAGCTTCTCCTTCGACCGAGGCCACGACGCCCGCCCCCAGTCAGTCGGCTACCCAGTCAGCCAAGTCGTCCGCCGCTGCCGCAGTGCCGGGGTATCGTCCTGGCGAGATTCCCCCAATCCCCCTCTTTGCTATCCCCGCACTGGACGTGTTCGCCTCCAACGCGGACAAGGCCGTCATCCAGACCACTTCCACCCTCGAATCCATCCCGGGCATCACGGTCTCCCCGGCCAAGTGCGACGGCACCGGACTCATCTCAGGAACCACCATCCTGGGCGGCGACGGCTCGGCAGCATCCACGACAAACAACGGTTCCGTGGTCAACAACGGCCAGGGAGCCGGCGTCATCAACGAGGGACCCATCTCTATCGTTTACGGCGGTGACGGAACCGGCGTCTACTCCAACTCCGACACGAACGTTTCGATGAACGTGAACAGCGACGGTAGTGGCACCTACTCCACACCGACGGACAGCTACGTCATCGACGGCCACGGGGGCGGCAACTACTCCAACTCCGCGACGAGCGAGTCGATCATCAATCATGGTGATGGCAGCGGCAACTACTCGCGGCAGGATGTGTCTATCATCAATCATGGCGATGGGACGGGTAAATACAACGACGGAAAGCTATCCATCATCAACAATGGAGACGGGACAGCCATCGTCAATGGCACGACCATCACGGACGCGCCCAAGGTCGAGAAGGTTCCCCAGATGGGCAAGTTCCCCCCGATCGACTCTCTCAAGCCCATCGAATCCTGCGGCACCGTGATCACTCTTGAGGACGGTGTGCTCTTCGATTTCGGTAAGTCCGACATCCGACCCGACGCGGCACACACCCTGTCCAAGCTCGCCACCGTCCTCAACGACGCCAAAGTCCCCACCGCCCACATCTACGGACACACCGACTCCGTCTCCGACGAAGCCTTCAACCAACAACTCTCCGAAGACCGAGCAAACGCCGTATCCGCCGAACTGAAAAAAGACGGGGTCAGCGCAACCCTGGACGCCACCGGCTACGGCGAAACCAAACCCATCGCACCCAACGAAAACCCCGACGGAAGCGACAACCCCGCCGGGCGCGCCCTAAACCGCCGCGTCGAAATCTTCATCCCCGCCTTCTAA
- a CDS encoding OmpA family protein → MNTARSTLTVITLAAATTLALGACAASKPQDPAASQSAATSSPTPSPTTTDTVPTVPGYRPGEIPPVPLFSVPAIDVFASNADKAVIQTASSSLQSVPGIIVSPAKCDGSSLVSGTTIFGGDGSVVSSSDNGTVVNDGQGGGAITEGTVSINYGGDGSGTYVDDSDTYMYLVVNSDGTGSYRSRTLSISLNDNGGGFYDNSETDETIYIKGDGSGNYKTTSTSIINNGDGSGLYISENLKINNNGDGTAFVNGVRITDAPKVEPLPALGKFPPVESLKPVESCGTVITLEDSILFDFGKSDIRPDAAHTLSKLATVLNDAKVPAAHIYGHTDSVSDEAFNQQLSEDRANAVSAELKKDGASATLDATGYGETKPIAPNENPDGSDNPAGRALNRRVEIFIPAF, encoded by the coding sequence ATGAACACCGCGCGCTCCACCCTGACAGTTATCACACTCGCCGCCGCGACCACCCTCGCCCTGGGCGCCTGCGCGGCTTCCAAGCCCCAGGATCCAGCGGCCTCACAAAGCGCAGCTACGTCAAGTCCCACCCCCTCCCCGACAACGACAGACACCGTGCCGACAGTGCCGGGGTATCGCCCGGGCGAGATCCCACCGGTCCCACTCTTCTCGGTTCCCGCTATCGACGTGTTCGCCTCCAACGCGGACAAGGCCGTCATCCAGACCGCCTCCTCATCCCTCCAGTCCGTCCCGGGCATCATAGTCTCCCCCGCCAAGTGTGACGGCTCCTCCCTCGTGTCCGGCACGACCATCTTCGGCGGTGACGGTTCGGTCGTCTCCTCCTCCGACAACGGCACTGTCGTCAACGACGGTCAGGGCGGCGGCGCCATCACCGAAGGAACTGTCAGCATCAACTATGGCGGTGACGGCAGCGGAACCTACGTCGACGACTCCGATACCTACATGTACCTCGTCGTCAACTCGGATGGAACCGGTTCCTACAGATCCAGAACTCTTAGTATTTCCCTGAACGACAACGGAGGCGGCTTCTATGACAACTCTGAGACCGATGAAACGATTTACATCAAGGGTGACGGCTCGGGCAACTACAAGACAACGAGCACTTCAATCATCAACAACGGTGATGGGTCCGGCTTGTACATCAGCGAGAATCTCAAAATTAACAACAATGGTGACGGAACGGCATTCGTGAATGGCGTGAGGATTACAGACGCCCCCAAGGTTGAGCCGCTCCCTGCGCTCGGGAAGTTCCCGCCGGTGGAGTCTTTGAAGCCGGTGGAGTCCTGCGGCACCGTCATCACCCTGGAGGACAGCATCCTCTTCGACTTCGGTAAGTCCGACATCCGACCCGACGCGGCCCACACCCTGTCCAAGCTCGCCACCGTCCTCAACGACGCCAAAGTCCCCGCCGCCCACATCTACGGACACACCGACTCCGTCTCCGACGAAGCCTTCAACCAACAACTCTCCGAAGACCGCGCTAACGCCGTGTCCGCCGAACTGAAAAAGGACGGCGCGAGCGCAACCCTGGACGCCACCGGCTACGGCGAAACCAAACCCATCGCACCCAACGAAAACCCCGACGGAAGCGACAACCCCGCCGGGCGCGCCCTAAACCGCCGCGTCGAAATCTTCATCCCCGCCTTCTAA
- a CDS encoding OmpA family protein: protein MNTARSTLTVITLAAATTLALGACAASKPQDPAASQSAATSSPTPSPTTTDTVPTVPGYRPGEIPPVPLFSVPSMDVFASNADKAVIQTASSSLQSVPGITVSPAKCDGNALISGSTVFGGDGSASTSTGNGVIINNGNGAGSIVEGPITITYGGDGSGSYVNSDTHVSLFILSDGGGTYSAGPVSVFIDSRGYGNYSNSETDESIVNNGDGSGNYSVGKTLIYNNRDGSGSYSDGTLSIINYGDGTALVNGVRITDAPKVEPLPALGKFPPVESLKPVESCGTVITLEDGVLFDFGKSDIRPDAAHTLSKLATVLNDAKVPAAHIYGHTDSVSDEAFNQQLSEDRANAVSAELKKDGASATLDATGYGETKPIAPNENPDGSDNPAGRALNRRVEIFIPAF, encoded by the coding sequence ATGAACACCGCGCGCTCCACCCTGACAGTTATCACACTCGCCGCCGCGACCACCCTCGCCCTGGGCGCCTGCGCGGCTTCCAAGCCCCAGGATCCAGCGGCCTCACAAAGCGCAGCTACGTCAAGTCCCACCCCCTCCCCGACAACGACAGACACCGTGCCGACAGTGCCGGGGTATCGCCCGGGCGAGATCCCACCGGTCCCCCTGTTCTCCGTCCCTTCCATGGACGTGTTCGCCTCCAACGCGGACAAGGCCGTCATCCAGACCGCCTCCTCATCCCTCCAGTCCGTCCCGGGCATCACGGTCTCCCCCGCCAAGTGCGACGGCAACGCCCTCATTTCGGGCAGCACGGTCTTCGGCGGCGACGGCTCAGCATCAACCTCGACAGGAAACGGGGTCATCATCAACAATGGCAACGGCGCAGGCTCGATCGTCGAAGGCCCTATCACCATCACCTACGGCGGTGACGGCAGCGGGTCCTACGTCAACTCCGACACCCATGTGTCCCTGTTTATCCTTTCGGACGGTGGGGGAACATACTCCGCCGGGCCGGTCAGCGTCTTCATTGACAGCCGCGGCTACGGCAACTACTCCAACTCCGAGACCGACGAGAGTATCGTCAACAACGGTGACGGCTCGGGCAACTACTCGGTCGGGAAAACATTGATCTATAACAATAGAGATGGATCGGGCAGCTATAGCGATGGAACATTGTCGATCATCAACTATGGTGACGGGACGGCATTGGTGAACGGCGTGAGGATCACGGACGCCCCCAAGGTTGAGCCGCTCCCTGCGCTCGGGAAGTTCCCGCCGGTGGAGTCTTTGAAGCCGGTGGAGTCCTGCGGCACCGTGATTACTCTTGAGGACGGTGTGCTCTTCGATTTCGGTAAGTCCGACATCCGACCCGACGCGGCCCACACCCTGTCCAAGCTCGCCACCGTCCTCAACGACGCCAAAGTCCCCGCCGCCCACATCTACGGACACACCGACTCCGTCTCCGACGAAGCCTTCAACCAACAACTCTCCGAAGACCGCGCTAACGCCGTGTCCGCCGAACTGAAAAAGGACGGCGCGAGCGCAACCCTGGACGCCA